GTGCCCGCATTCTTCAGTGTATCCGCCAGGGCCGCCGCAGAATCGGGACCGATATCAAAGATCATATCGTCGTCCGTCACCTCGCTCACCGACTTCAGCGTGGCCTGCGCCGTTTCCGCAAACTCCTTGGCGCACACCACATCGGTCGGCACCGGGATGTCGCCACCGCGGGCCTTGGCGTCGGCGGTGAGTTTCCTGGCGGTGTCGACCAGGTCGGGCTCGTACAGGGATTTACCGACATTGTGGCCCTGCGCGGCGATAAAGGTGTTGGCGATACCGCCACCTACAATCAGTTGATCGACAATCTTCGACAGCGATTCCAGCACGGTGAGTTTGGTCGACACCTTGGAGCCACCCACAATTGCAACCATGGGGCGCGCCGGATTATCCAGCGCCTTGCCCAGGGCCTCCAGCTCACCCGCCAACAGCGGACCGGCACAGGCAATCGGTGCAAACTTGGCGACACCGTGGGTCGAGGCCTGGGCGCGATGCGCGGTGCCAAAGGCGTCCATGACGAAGACATCACACAGCGCGGCCATTTTTTTGGCCAACGCATCGTCATTCTTTTTCTCGCCGACATTGAAGCGCACATTTTCCAGCAGCACCACATCTCCGTCACGCATCGGGCCAACACCCTTTTCGACCCAGTCCTTCACCATTTCCACATTACGTCCCAGCAGGGCGGCCATGTGATCGCCCACCGGGATCATGGAGAATTCTTCGTTGTATTCCCCCTCGGTGGGTCGACCCAGATGCGACATCACCATCACCTTGGCGCCCGCCTTCATGCAGTGCTCAATGGTGGGCAGGGAGGCCAGGATGCGCTGATCACTGGTGACCTTGCCGTTTTTAATCGGCACGTTGAGATCCTGGCGAATCAATACGCGTTTGCCGGCCAGGTCCAGATCGGTCATTTTGATTACTGACATTCTAATTTCTCCTAATCTAAAAAGACTTAGGTCAAGGCCGACCTTCAGCTAAATCTTTTCTGACATTAAGAGGAAAGGGTAAAGAGAAAAGAGAAAGGGAATGTGGCGGGCTTGCGCCCGCCGCTTTTATTCCCTTTGCTCTTGAATCTTTTATCTTTCCTCTGCTATTGAGCGACGTGCTCCACAAAACGCAGCATGTTGCAGGTATAGCCATACTCATTGTCATACCAGGACACCAGCTTGACGAAGGTGCCGTCCAGGGCGATACCGGCGCCGGAGTCGAAGATGGAGGACTGGCTGCAACCGCGGAAGTCGGTGGAGACAACGCTTTCATCGGTGTAACCCAGGGTGCCTTTCATCTCGCCCTCGGAGGCTTTTTTCATGGCTGCACAGATGTCATCGTACGAAGCATCCTTGTTCAGCTCTACCGTCAGGTCGACCACTGACACGTCAGAGGTGGGCACGCGGAAGGCCATACCGGTCAGCTTGCCGTTCAGTTCTGGCAACACCACGCCCACAGCCTTGGCCGCACCGGTCGAAGAAGGAATGATGTTTTCCAGAATGCCGCGACCACCGCGCCAGTCTTTTGAGGAAGGGCCGTCCACGGTTTTCTGGGTGGCAGTTGCTGCATGCACGGTGGTCATCAGGCCGCGCTTGATACCCCAGTTGTCATTCAGCACCTTGGCGATCGGTGCCAGGCAGTTGGTGGTACAGGAGGCGGCGGACACAATCGCCTGGCCGCTGTAGCTGTTGTGGTTAACGCCATACACATACATGGGCGTGGCATCCTTGGAAGGTGCCGACATCACCACCTTCTTGGCGCCCGCATCGATGTGCTTCTGGCAGGTCTCTTCGGTGAGGAAGAAGCCGGTGCATTCGATCACCAACTCGGCACCGATCTCGCCCCACTTCAGGTTGGCGGGATCACGCTCCGCTGTCAGGCGAATGGTCTTGCCGTTCACTACCAGGTTGTTGCCTGAAACGGAAACGTCACCGTCGAAGTTGCCGTGCACGGAATCGTACTTGAGCATATAGGCCAGGTAGTCTGCCTCCAGCAGGTCATTGATACCGACCACCTCGATATCACCGAAGTCTTTTGCGATGGCGCGAAAGGCCATACGGCCGATACGGCCGAATCCGTTAATGCCGACTTTAATTGTCATATAACACTCTCCTTAAAGGTTTTATTTCTTGCTTCAATTAAAAATTTAAAAGGTCACCCGAATTCAGTTAGAGGAGCGATTCAACGGCTGCGACAACATTTTCCACCGTGAATCCAAATTCCTTGAACAGCTGATCGGCCGGGGCGGATTCGCCGAAGTGATCGATGCCAATCACCTTGTCGGCATACTTGTACCAGCCATCGGTCACCGCTGCCTCGACCGCCAGGGTGGGCACACCCTTGGGCAGGACCGAGGCCTTGTAGGCATCATCCTGCGCCTCAAAAATGTTGGTCGAGGGCATGGAGACCACGCGGATCTTCTTACCGCTTAACTGCTGGGCCGCACCCATGGCCAGCGCCACTTCGGAACCGGTGGCGATGATGATGGCATCCGGGCTATCGCATTCACCCAGGATGTAACCACCCTTGGTGATGTTGGCGATTTGCGCATCGGTACGGGTTTGATGCGGCAGGCCCTGGCG
Above is a window of Gammaproteobacteria bacterium DNA encoding:
- a CDS encoding phosphoglycerate kinase; translation: MSVIKMTDLDLAGKRVLIRQDLNVPIKNGKVTSDQRILASLPTIEHCMKAGAKVMVMSHLGRPTEGEYNEEFSMIPVGDHMAALLGRNVEMVKDWVEKGVGPMRDGDVVLLENVRFNVGEKKNDDALAKKMAALCDVFVMDAFGTAHRAQASTHGVAKFAPIACAGPLLAGELEALGKALDNPARPMVAIVGGSKVSTKLTVLESLSKIVDQLIVGGGIANTFIAAQGHNVGKSLYEPDLVDTARKLTADAKARGGDIPVPTDVVCAKEFAETAQATLKSVSEVTDDDMIFDIGPDSAAALADTLKNAGTIVWNGPVGVFEFDQFGEGTKAIAMAIAESKAFSIAGGGDTLAAVDKYKIADRVSYISTGGGAFLEFLEGKKLPAVAILEERAKG
- the gap gene encoding type I glyceraldehyde-3-phosphate dehydrogenase, with translation MTIKVGINGFGRIGRMAFRAIAKDFGDIEVVGINDLLEADYLAYMLKYDSVHGNFDGDVSVSGNNLVVNGKTIRLTAERDPANLKWGEIGAELVIECTGFFLTEETCQKHIDAGAKKVVMSAPSKDATPMYVYGVNHNSYSGQAIVSAASCTTNCLAPIAKVLNDNWGIKRGLMTTVHAATATQKTVDGPSSKDWRGGRGILENIIPSSTGAAKAVGVVLPELNGKLTGMAFRVPTSDVSVVDLTVELNKDASYDDICAAMKKASEGEMKGTLGYTDESVVSTDFRGCSQSSIFDSGAGIALDGTFVKLVSWYDNEYGYTCNMLRFVEHVAQ